The following proteins are co-located in the Gordonia polyisoprenivorans genome:
- a CDS encoding cytochrome c oxidase assembly protein, with amino-acid sequence MTAPDDAHADPGVPPTSTDVAATVDTAPAGTSPAGTAVSTDNPVAAGAASVGTARRSNVAAVRWVGAVLAAGLLVVVLYALVSGPTRHIERGDPYPGLTTAVLDVAGYFVGATLAALCLGALAFVVAGSRPDSDGIIDATVYRAHLFVSRATPVWAVVAWLMVGVAASDGYGLPLGKLVSSGTLFEAIGISEEAVAWLVVAIFATVVAIAVRFFLSWIAHAVLLIPTGIAVAALPMAGNGAQGPNHDYGTSLVIVLVLAMAVSIGYRVAYVAAPTVTPEADRVILERRHTSIVGVADVLALISGVILIAFLVPVRYLFTTTFGVTSVVMVVGLIAATASSVVALRSASGATRLRRIEMAAVAVMAAVYVCWAIMDTRVAPGLLAHPFTAWDVFLGYELPGPPTAWRLATFWRFDFLVGTAAIAAAVLYGIGVLRLRRRGDEWPWGRTLSWMLGCLVLVVVTGSGVRAYGSAMFSVHMAEHMALNMFAPVLLVLGAPATLALRALPTAGSRPPGPREWLLWVLHSKVTRVLSNPAVALLLFVLSLYVVYFTAIFGTFVRYHWGHVLLTIHFIIVGYLFYWVIIGIDPGPRRIPYLARIGLLFAVMPFHAFFGIALMTMSSVTGGEFYSQLGLPWVTDLLHDQWLGGAIAWGASEVPVVLVVIAIVTQWAKSDRREARRADRHAETYEDSELDDYNKMLEELARTRR; translated from the coding sequence GTGACCGCCCCTGACGATGCCCACGCCGATCCCGGCGTGCCGCCAACCTCGACCGACGTTGCCGCGACCGTCGACACGGCGCCTGCCGGAACCTCGCCCGCCGGGACCGCTGTTTCCACCGACAATCCGGTGGCCGCCGGCGCTGCGTCTGTGGGGACGGCACGACGATCGAACGTCGCCGCGGTGCGCTGGGTGGGCGCGGTACTTGCCGCCGGATTGCTGGTCGTGGTCCTCTACGCGCTGGTGTCGGGTCCGACCCGCCACATCGAGCGCGGCGATCCGTACCCGGGTCTGACCACCGCGGTACTCGATGTGGCCGGATACTTCGTCGGCGCCACCCTTGCCGCGCTGTGTTTGGGAGCATTGGCGTTCGTGGTCGCCGGGTCGCGACCGGATTCCGACGGCATCATCGACGCCACCGTCTATCGCGCGCACCTCTTCGTCTCGCGCGCGACGCCGGTGTGGGCGGTGGTGGCCTGGCTGATGGTCGGCGTCGCCGCATCCGACGGGTACGGTCTCCCGCTCGGCAAGCTCGTGTCGTCGGGAACCCTGTTCGAGGCGATCGGCATCAGCGAGGAGGCGGTGGCCTGGCTGGTGGTCGCGATCTTCGCCACCGTCGTTGCGATCGCCGTCCGATTCTTTTTGTCCTGGATTGCGCACGCGGTTCTGCTGATCCCCACCGGAATCGCCGTCGCCGCGTTGCCGATGGCCGGCAACGGTGCTCAGGGACCCAACCACGATTACGGCACCAGCCTGGTGATCGTCCTGGTGCTGGCCATGGCCGTCTCCATCGGATACCGCGTCGCGTACGTGGCCGCCCCGACCGTGACGCCCGAGGCCGACCGCGTGATCCTCGAACGCCGGCACACCTCGATCGTCGGCGTCGCCGATGTGCTGGCGCTGATCTCCGGGGTGATCCTGATCGCGTTCCTGGTGCCGGTGCGCTATCTGTTCACCACGACCTTCGGGGTGACCTCGGTGGTGATGGTGGTGGGGTTGATCGCGGCCACCGCCTCGAGCGTCGTCGCGCTGCGGTCGGCGTCGGGCGCGACACGGCTGCGGCGGATCGAGATGGCGGCCGTCGCGGTGATGGCGGCGGTGTACGTGTGCTGGGCGATCATGGACACCCGGGTGGCGCCCGGCCTGCTCGCGCACCCGTTCACCGCGTGGGACGTGTTCCTCGGCTACGAGTTGCCGGGACCGCCGACCGCGTGGCGGCTGGCCACCTTCTGGCGATTCGACTTCCTCGTCGGCACCGCGGCCATTGCCGCGGCCGTGCTGTACGGGATCGGGGTGTTGCGGCTGCGTCGCCGGGGTGACGAGTGGCCGTGGGGTCGCACCCTCTCGTGGATGCTGGGCTGTCTGGTCCTCGTCGTCGTGACCGGGTCGGGGGTGCGCGCCTACGGTTCGGCGATGTTCAGTGTGCACATGGCAGAACACATGGCGCTCAACATGTTCGCGCCGGTGCTGCTGGTGCTGGGTGCGCCGGCGACCCTGGCCCTGCGCGCTCTGCCGACGGCCGGTTCGCGCCCACCCGGGCCGCGCGAATGGCTGCTCTGGGTGCTGCACTCCAAGGTGACCAGGGTGCTGTCGAATCCGGCGGTCGCGTTGCTGTTGTTCGTGTTGTCGCTCTACGTGGTGTACTTCACCGCCATCTTCGGCACGTTTGTCCGCTATCACTGGGGTCACGTGCTGCTGACGATCCACTTCATCATCGTCGGCTACCTCTTCTATTGGGTGATCATCGGTATCGACCCCGGACCCCGGCGCATCCCGTACCTGGCGCGCATCGGATTGCTGTTCGCGGTCATGCCTTTTCACGCGTTCTTCGGTATCGCGCTGATGACGATGTCGTCGGTGACCGGTGGCGAGTTCTACAGCCAGCTCGGTCTGCCCTGGGTCACCGATCTGCTGCACGACCAGTGGCTCGGCGGGGCGATCGCGTGGGGCGCCAGCGAGGTCCCGGTGGTGCTCGTCGTCATCGCGATCGTGACGCAGTGGGCCAAGTCGGATCGACGGGAAGCACGCCGGGCCGATCGGCATGCCGAAACCTACGAGGACTCCGAGCTCGACGATTACAACAAGATGCTCGAGGAGCTGGCCCGGACACGTCGCTGA
- a CDS encoding DsbA family protein, giving the protein MADKRRKPIVDPRAAERRRSLFMKIGAGVAIVVIAVIVAVAVILTNKSSTGDATAPSVATNSSFRVTTAPKGTTPPVTVQIYEDFQCPVCKQFEQVYRDALTQVRSNPKVATDYQPVAILDRMSSTNYSTRAANASACVAEATKGADNFAIWLKFHTILYANQPEENGSGLTDDQLADFANQAGAPNVKECISDGQFKNWVGQETTASQVQGTPTVKINGQDFNIQLGPDAFLAQINQAAGTAQ; this is encoded by the coding sequence GTGGCAGACAAACGCCGGAAGCCGATCGTCGATCCGCGAGCCGCCGAACGGCGCCGTTCGCTCTTCATGAAGATCGGGGCGGGTGTTGCGATCGTCGTCATCGCCGTCATCGTCGCCGTCGCGGTGATCCTCACCAACAAGTCCTCCACAGGTGACGCGACCGCGCCGTCGGTCGCGACCAACAGCTCGTTCCGCGTCACCACCGCACCCAAGGGCACCACCCCGCCGGTGACCGTGCAGATCTACGAGGACTTCCAGTGCCCGGTCTGCAAGCAGTTCGAGCAGGTCTACAGAGACGCGCTGACGCAGGTGCGCAGCAATCCCAAGGTCGCCACCGATTATCAGCCGGTGGCCATCCTCGACCGGATGTCGAGCACCAATTACTCCACCCGCGCAGCCAATGCATCGGCGTGTGTGGCCGAGGCGACCAAGGGCGCCGACAACTTCGCCATCTGGCTCAAGTTCCACACCATCCTGTACGCGAATCAGCCCGAGGAGAACGGATCCGGTCTGACCGACGATCAGCTCGCTGATTTCGCCAACCAAGCGGGCGCACCCAACGTCAAGGAGTGCATCTCCGACGGCCAGTTCAAGAACTGGGTCGGTCAGGAGACCACGGCCTCCCAGGTCCAAGGAACACCGACGGTGAAGATCAACGGTCAGGATTTCAACATCCAGCTGGGGCCCGATGCCTTCCTCGCCCAGATCAATCAGGCCGCCGGCACCGCACAGTAA
- a CDS encoding vitamin K epoxide reductase family protein, with amino-acid sequence MSSTTSPSGTTPDPEAPAVEPPDDELIAADVITDDRPWWLQRPDVSTATGIVTLILGVLGFISAATLTIERIELLINPEYVPSCSINPVLSCGSVMVTEQARVFGFPNPLIGIAAFSVIIVTGVLTIARVWLPRWYWAGQTLGLALGFVFVNWLAFQSIYRINALCPYCMVVWTLTPILLILSAGRLFGDSPRAHDLRGWLWVLLPLWYAIIIVAIGVHFWDYWSTLI; translated from the coding sequence ATGAGCAGCACCACCTCTCCTTCCGGCACCACCCCGGACCCTGAGGCACCGGCGGTCGAACCGCCCGACGACGAGCTGATCGCCGCGGACGTGATCACCGATGACCGGCCGTGGTGGCTTCAGCGCCCCGACGTGTCCACCGCGACCGGCATCGTGACCCTGATTCTCGGTGTCCTCGGGTTCATCTCGGCGGCGACGCTGACGATCGAGCGCATCGAACTGCTCATCAACCCGGAGTACGTGCCGAGTTGCAGCATCAATCCGGTGCTGTCCTGTGGCTCGGTGATGGTGACCGAGCAGGCTCGTGTCTTCGGGTTCCCCAATCCGCTGATCGGTATCGCCGCCTTCTCGGTGATCATCGTGACCGGCGTGCTCACCATCGCCCGCGTCTGGCTGCCGCGGTGGTATTGGGCGGGTCAAACACTCGGGCTCGCCCTGGGTTTCGTCTTCGTCAACTGGCTCGCCTTCCAGAGCATCTACCGGATCAACGCGCTGTGCCCTTACTGCATGGTGGTGTGGACGCTGACGCCGATTCTGTTGATCCTCAGCGCCGGAAGGCTTTTCGGTGACTCGCCACGAGCCCACGACCTTCGCGGCTGGCTGTGGGTGCTGTTGCCGCTGTGGTACGCGATCATCATCGTCGCGATCGGTGTGCACTTCTGGGATTACTGGTCGACGCTGATCTGA
- a CDS encoding copper resistance CopC/CopD family protein: MSWRRALLVFTGVVCALVMATPGLAGAHATLVSSVPAGDSRVAISPSQVVLTFDENISVGADPARVISAQGDRVDTGSPHLISAGNALVIPVRPDLPAGSYSATWRVISADTHVVTGSIVFGVRADPGAPAPVAPPVAASVAALDRASQVLLYAGLVGAVGLAVVSLMLYPRTLALKRFRRAVASSWVLAVLACAGTVLVRAAEKADVVVSQAFSGSALSSGLDGGDTRVVLIRAALVVVLGPVLFAAARRRVPHAWGAALIGACGLGVAVTIAADGHASVGDLAWLAVPVTTLHVVAMMLWLGGLLSMVLIILSYKHSRNPAAVASKSATPESPESEPPTPELLTPAVLHRWSRWAFAMVVVLVLSGEFQAWRQIWPVQALWDTTYGVVLLVKSALVLSMLGLAAYARRRLGLSRLRRSVPLEMACGIAVLVVTSVLVTEPPARTTYGPPVQVVAPLDDGSAQVSVSTTRRGATVVDVTLDDGHGTPIRARSLRATLSSESAGIPSLALRFVPAQSDTTDTGSPGSARWHSVAASVPVAGAWTLTLTVQFSDSDAQVTTVGFVVW, encoded by the coding sequence TTGAGTTGGCGCAGAGCGCTCCTGGTGTTCACCGGGGTGGTATGTGCGTTGGTGATGGCCACTCCCGGCCTGGCCGGCGCACATGCCACCCTGGTCTCCAGCGTGCCCGCCGGCGACTCGCGAGTCGCCATCTCGCCGTCACAGGTGGTGTTGACCTTCGACGAGAACATCAGTGTGGGAGCCGATCCCGCGCGTGTCATCTCGGCACAGGGCGATCGCGTCGACACCGGCTCACCACATCTGATCTCGGCCGGCAACGCCCTGGTCATCCCGGTGCGCCCCGATCTGCCTGCCGGAAGTTATTCGGCCACCTGGCGAGTCATCTCCGCCGACACCCACGTGGTCACCGGGTCCATCGTGTTCGGCGTGCGGGCCGACCCCGGAGCGCCCGCCCCGGTGGCACCGCCGGTCGCCGCCTCGGTCGCCGCACTCGATCGCGCATCGCAGGTGCTGCTCTACGCGGGCCTGGTGGGCGCTGTGGGTCTCGCGGTGGTGTCGCTGATGCTGTATCCGAGAACGTTGGCGCTCAAACGATTCCGACGGGCGGTGGCGTCGAGTTGGGTTCTGGCGGTGCTGGCCTGTGCGGGGACGGTTCTCGTCCGGGCCGCCGAAAAGGCAGATGTCGTTGTGAGCCAGGCTTTCTCGGGCTCGGCCCTCTCCTCCGGCCTCGACGGTGGCGATACGAGGGTGGTGCTCATCAGAGCGGCCCTGGTCGTGGTGCTCGGGCCGGTGCTGTTCGCGGCCGCGCGCCGGCGAGTTCCACATGCGTGGGGTGCAGCGCTGATCGGGGCCTGCGGGCTGGGTGTCGCCGTCACCATCGCCGCCGACGGCCATGCGTCGGTGGGGGATCTGGCATGGCTGGCCGTGCCGGTCACCACCCTGCACGTGGTGGCAATGATGCTGTGGCTCGGCGGGCTGCTCTCGATGGTGCTGATCATATTGTCTTACAAGCACTCCCGGAACCCAGCCGCGGTGGCGTCCAAATCGGCGACACCTGAATCCCCGGAATCCGAACCGCCGACGCCTGAGCTGCTGACACCTGCCGTGTTGCACCGGTGGTCGAGGTGGGCGTTCGCCATGGTGGTCGTCCTGGTGCTCTCCGGGGAATTCCAGGCGTGGCGGCAGATCTGGCCGGTGCAAGCGCTGTGGGACACCACCTACGGTGTCGTGCTACTCGTCAAATCGGCTCTCGTACTGTCGATGCTCGGCCTGGCGGCATACGCGCGTCGTCGCCTCGGCCTCAGCCGTCTTCGGCGTTCGGTGCCGCTCGAGATGGCATGCGGCATCGCTGTCCTCGTCGTCACCTCCGTCTTGGTCACCGAACCGCCCGCGCGCACCACATACGGTCCGCCGGTGCAGGTGGTGGCCCCTCTCGACGACGGCTCGGCACAGGTGTCGGTATCGACAACGCGCCGCGGCGCCACCGTGGTGGACGTGACCCTCGATGACGGTCACGGGACGCCGATCCGGGCCCGGTCGCTGCGCGCCACATTGTCCTCGGAGTCGGCGGGGATTCCGTCGTTGGCGCTGAGATTCGTTCCGGCCCAATCGGACACAACGGACACGGGCTCGCCCGGGTCGGCCCGCTGGCACAGCGTTGCGGCGTCGGTTCCCGTCGCCGGTGCGTGGACACTGACGCTGACCGTGCAGTTCAGCGATTCCGACGCGCAGGTCACCACCGTCGGATTTGTCGTGTGGTGA
- a CDS encoding YcnI family copper-binding membrane protein translates to MVRRRAALVLAVAGTVVALMIGLSGTASAHVKVSGIDATEGGYGVLTFRVPTESDTASTTELAVTFPDDTPIISVSTQPKPGWTVQVVKKSLPTPQKDDDGNEITQYVSQVIWKAQTPQAAIAPGSFDTFSVSAGPLPDKATLSLPAQQTYSDGTVVNWNEKAVSGHAEPEHPAPVLSLAAASGGHTTDQSMSNDSTSSPSWPGIAGLVIAIIALLVGVANLALIRKGRSSN, encoded by the coding sequence ATGGTGAGAAGACGAGCGGCGTTGGTGCTCGCCGTGGCGGGAACTGTGGTGGCGCTGATGATCGGCCTCTCCGGGACGGCGTCGGCGCACGTGAAGGTGTCGGGAATCGACGCCACCGAGGGCGGATACGGCGTGTTGACCTTCCGGGTGCCCACCGAATCCGACACCGCGTCGACCACGGAACTGGCGGTGACCTTCCCGGACGACACCCCGATCATCTCGGTGTCGACGCAACCCAAGCCGGGATGGACGGTGCAGGTGGTCAAGAAGAGCCTGCCCACGCCGCAGAAGGACGACGACGGCAACGAGATCACCCAGTATGTCTCCCAGGTAATCTGGAAGGCGCAGACCCCGCAGGCAGCCATCGCGCCCGGGAGCTTCGACACGTTCAGCGTGTCGGCGGGACCGCTACCCGACAAGGCGACGCTCTCGTTGCCCGCCCAGCAGACCTACAGTGACGGCACCGTCGTGAACTGGAACGAGAAAGCGGTCTCCGGTCACGCCGAGCCCGAGCATCCGGCGCCCGTGCTCTCCCTCGCCGCCGCATCCGGTGGACACACGACCGATCAGTCGATGTCGAATGACTCGACTTCGTCACCGTCATGGCCGGGTATCGCCGGATTGGTCATCGCGATCATCGCCCTGCTGGTCGGGGTAGCCAACCTCGCGCTGATTCGCAAGGGGCGTTCATCGAATTGA
- a CDS encoding DUF5134 domain-containing protein, whose amino-acid sequence MAITGVFTLCAVIYLMRAWHSPTPLTRFAGILHVLMAVAMIAMVWPWGAQVAPIVSVLVFSGGALFFAHRVVVDADATRRHLLVGSYDAAMMASMVVMSVLMSVPATVNSASAEANSAQGSMPGMGSMPGMGSMSAMGVPGTAGWAQPTGVAVLAALCAAAYFAAALWWFYALIRGPARPWGEVLMATGMGVAFAVLR is encoded by the coding sequence GTGGCGATCACCGGCGTGTTCACGCTGTGCGCGGTGATCTACCTCATGCGTGCCTGGCACTCGCCGACCCCACTGACCCGATTTGCCGGAATTCTGCACGTCCTGATGGCCGTCGCGATGATCGCCATGGTCTGGCCGTGGGGCGCGCAGGTGGCACCGATCGTGTCGGTTCTCGTGTTCAGCGGTGGCGCCCTGTTCTTTGCTCATCGCGTGGTCGTCGACGCCGATGCGACGCGGCGTCACCTGCTGGTGGGGTCCTACGACGCGGCCATGATGGCGTCGATGGTGGTGATGTCGGTGCTGATGTCGGTGCCGGCGACGGTGAATTCCGCTTCGGCGGAGGCGAACTCGGCCCAGGGTTCGATGCCTGGCATGGGTTCGATGCCCGGTATGGGCTCGATGAGCGCTATGGGCGTGCCGGGTACCGCGGGCTGGGCGCAGCCGACCGGCGTCGCGGTGCTCGCCGCGCTTTGTGCGGCAGCCTATTTCGCCGCCGCACTGTGGTGGTTCTACGCGCTGATCCGTGGACCCGCGCGCCCGTGGGGTGAGGTGCTGATGGCAACCGGGATGGGCGTGGCATTCGCCGTCCTGAGGTGA
- the mftG gene encoding mycofactocin system GMC family oxidoreductase MftG → MDETSVAGELPRRADVVIVGAGSAGSVLADTLSRDGTRSVLLLEQGSGWPDATVRDLRTLPISASSGFVTVHDAPPGQTVVRGRGLGGSSAINGGYFLRWHRDDFAGWPTGWGVDDVERAYRELDETDGPMSVHPFGEDDLGPAARAFERFWSTRVPVRDVTDRWPIIGLNRVLGNNELQGDNAVLGNNAVLGTNAHRLRTTSAEAFLRPALARPNLVVRTGIRVQEILMAGRRATGLRVTGSGGTGSGGTDADIACAEVILCAGTLGTAGILLRSIPEVIGPSGVLVAGEHREVLVGYRRRSPDDLRPLLPTVVHTGDGIEIRCYSDNFERYVTGSAGGSQAMGVCGMLQAGPARLTSASEGSVRIRFDDLDESATAPLWATASDVVDMLASAEFDDVVEPDSISVDPVIRSSQHAFGSLPMGVRTDWLGGVVGVRGLRVVDGSILPSPGRSGPHATIMMMARRIGAALAAEH, encoded by the coding sequence GTGGACGAGACGTCGGTGGCGGGTGAGCTTCCCCGACGCGCAGACGTCGTCATCGTCGGCGCCGGCAGCGCCGGGTCGGTACTGGCCGACACATTGAGCCGCGACGGCACCCGATCGGTACTCCTGCTCGAGCAGGGGAGCGGCTGGCCCGATGCCACGGTTCGCGATCTCCGGACACTGCCGATCAGCGCGTCGTCGGGCTTCGTGACCGTCCACGACGCGCCGCCCGGCCAGACCGTGGTCCGCGGGCGCGGGCTGGGCGGGTCCTCGGCGATCAACGGTGGATATTTCTTGCGCTGGCATCGCGATGATTTCGCGGGGTGGCCCACCGGCTGGGGCGTCGACGACGTCGAAAGGGCCTACCGCGAACTCGACGAGACCGACGGCCCGATGTCGGTGCATCCGTTCGGCGAGGACGATCTTGGGCCGGCCGCCCGCGCCTTCGAGCGATTCTGGTCGACGCGGGTACCGGTCCGCGATGTCACCGACCGGTGGCCGATCATCGGTCTCAACCGAGTGCTGGGCAACAACGAACTGCAGGGCGACAACGCAGTGCTGGGCAACAATGCAGTGCTGGGCACCAACGCCCACCGACTGCGCACGACCTCCGCGGAGGCATTTCTCCGCCCGGCTCTCGCACGTCCGAATCTCGTTGTGAGAACCGGTATTCGGGTACAGGAGATCCTGATGGCGGGACGCCGGGCGACGGGCCTGCGGGTCACGGGGTCGGGGGGCACGGGGTCGGGGGGCACCGACGCCGACATCGCCTGCGCCGAGGTGATCCTGTGCGCCGGAACGCTCGGTACCGCAGGCATCCTGCTGCGCTCGATCCCGGAAGTGATCGGGCCCTCCGGCGTACTCGTCGCCGGCGAACACCGTGAGGTGCTCGTCGGATACCGCAGGCGTTCGCCCGACGATCTGCGGCCACTCCTGCCGACCGTGGTGCACACCGGCGACGGTATCGAGATCCGCTGCTACTCCGACAATTTCGAGCGGTATGTGACCGGATCGGCCGGCGGCTCGCAGGCCATGGGGGTCTGCGGGATGCTCCAGGCGGGCCCCGCGCGGCTCACGTCGGCGTCGGAAGGTTCAGTACGCATACGGTTCGACGACCTCGACGAGTCGGCGACCGCCCCGTTGTGGGCCACGGCGTCGGACGTGGTGGACATGTTGGCGTCCGCCGAGTTCGACGACGTGGTGGAGCCCGATTCGATCTCGGTCGATCCGGTGATCCGCAGTTCGCAGCACGCCTTCGGCAGCCTGCCAATGGGCGTCCGCACCGACTGGCTGGGCGGGGTGGTCGGCGTGCGGGGACTACGGGTGGTGGACGGCTCGATCCTGCCGAGCCCGGGCCGCAGCGGACCGCACGCCACGATCATGATGATGGCGCGGCGGATCGGTGCGGCGCTCGCGGCGGAGCACTGA
- the mftF gene encoding mycofactocin biosynthesis glycosyltransferase MftF (Members of this protein family, MftF, are glycosyltransferases, members of PF00535 (glycosyl transferase family 2). The encoding gene is found as part of the mycofactocin cassette, in Mycobacterium tuberculosis, many other Actinobacteria, and occasional members of other lineages. Mycofactocin itself, a putative redox carrier, is a heavily modified derivative of the C-terminal Val-Tyr dipeptide of the mycofactocin precursor MftA (TIGR03969).) codes for MTTTEWVAQKTPAPSDSGLPDGFQIQIDLRCARRGDLRYLVGGSPTRMLRLSDTALGLTSADGRIEVCNTATRTLSRTLLETGIAHPRPMSGPKPDDVTVVIPVRDNQSGVDRLLDAVAGTRVIVVDDGSAVPLVAQGPLVQVIRFESNRGPAAARNAGAAAATTDFVAFLDSDVVPEPDWLVMLLAHFSDPLVALAAPRIVGLSARRGERQSMAERYENGHSSLDMGPTEAAVVPGTPVPYVPSAAMIVRRSAFCGFDENLRVAEDVDLCWRLHEAGWRMRYDPVARVAHDHRTNLRQVLSRRRYYGTGAAFLAQRHGTLAAPMVMTASMALAVAALLSRTKFGLVLAFLVLARVAHRLRTRLGDLPDAPVAAAQMTGRAAGYGLLQAAGAICRHYWPVAVLLALISKRFRILVIEVAIAEGLIEWVRAVLADTTQGPAIGPVAYLICRRLDDLAYGVGLWEGVVRQRDLGALRPVVTR; via the coding sequence GTGACGACGACCGAATGGGTCGCGCAGAAGACGCCCGCCCCGAGTGACTCCGGATTGCCGGACGGTTTCCAGATCCAGATCGATCTGCGGTGCGCACGTCGCGGCGACCTGCGCTATCTCGTCGGTGGGTCGCCGACGCGCATGCTCCGGCTCAGCGACACCGCGCTCGGTCTCACCTCCGCAGACGGCCGCATCGAGGTGTGCAACACCGCCACGCGCACGCTCTCGCGGACGCTGCTCGAGACGGGCATCGCTCATCCGCGGCCCATGTCGGGGCCCAAGCCCGACGACGTCACCGTGGTGATCCCGGTGCGCGACAACCAATCCGGCGTCGACCGGCTCCTCGACGCGGTGGCCGGTACCCGGGTCATCGTGGTCGATGACGGCTCGGCGGTGCCCCTCGTCGCGCAGGGGCCGCTGGTGCAGGTCATCCGATTCGAGTCCAATCGCGGCCCGGCCGCAGCCCGCAACGCCGGGGCTGCGGCTGCGACAACCGACTTCGTGGCCTTCCTCGACTCCGACGTCGTTCCCGAGCCGGACTGGCTGGTGATGCTGCTGGCGCACTTCTCCGATCCGCTGGTTGCGCTGGCCGCTCCCCGGATCGTCGGCTTGTCGGCCCGACGCGGTGAACGCCAGTCGATGGCCGAGCGCTACGAGAACGGTCACTCCTCACTCGACATGGGGCCCACCGAGGCTGCCGTGGTTCCCGGTACGCCCGTACCATATGTGCCCAGTGCGGCAATGATCGTGCGGCGCAGTGCTTTTTGCGGATTCGACGAGAATCTCCGGGTGGCCGAGGACGTCGACCTGTGCTGGCGACTGCACGAGGCGGGCTGGCGGATGCGCTACGACCCGGTGGCCCGGGTGGCCCACGACCACCGCACCAATCTCCGGCAGGTGTTGTCCCGTCGCCGGTACTACGGCACCGGGGCGGCGTTCCTGGCTCAGCGGCACGGCACGCTCGCCGCACCGATGGTGATGACGGCGTCGATGGCGCTGGCGGTCGCGGCGCTGTTGTCGCGGACGAAGTTCGGACTCGTTCTCGCTTTTCTCGTGCTGGCCCGCGTGGCCCATCGATTGCGGACGCGACTCGGTGACCTGCCGGACGCGCCGGTGGCCGCCGCGCAGATGACTGGCCGCGCGGCCGGATACGGACTACTGCAGGCGGCCGGTGCGATCTGTCGACATTATTGGCCGGTTGCAGTCCTGTTGGCGTTGATCTCCAAGCGATTTCGGATACTCGTCATCGAGGTCGCCATCGCCGAGGGTCTCATCGAATGGGTGCGCGCTGTCCTCGCCGACACCACGCAAGGGCCCGCGATCGGCCCCGTCGCCTATCTGATCTGTCGCCGTCTCGACGATCTCGCCTACGGTGTGGGGCTGTGGGAAGGCGTTGTGCGTCAACGTGATCTCGGCGCGCTTCGACCTGTCGTCACGCGCTGA
- the mftE gene encoding mycofactocin biosynthesis peptidyl-dipeptidase MftE: MVRTARLGQYAWPQVTPAELTLLVPIGSVEQHGPHLPLDTDTRIAVAVATAARSELPADAPVAVAPEIAYGASGEHEGFAGTISLGQQALTDLLVEFGRSACRWARRIVFVNGHGGNVPTLAAAVTRLRYEAREVAWYPCMFANADAHAGHTETSVLLHLSPELVLTDRIEAGNREPIGALMAPMRAGGVAAVSENGVLGDPRTATAEHGAQLLSCVVDDLTRALGEWTVDDGGRLR; this comes from the coding sequence ATGGTGCGAACGGCGAGGCTGGGGCAATACGCATGGCCGCAGGTGACGCCCGCCGAACTGACGCTTCTCGTTCCGATCGGTTCCGTCGAACAGCACGGGCCGCATCTCCCGCTCGACACCGACACCCGCATCGCCGTCGCGGTGGCCACCGCCGCCCGTTCGGAATTGCCCGCCGACGCCCCGGTCGCGGTCGCACCGGAGATCGCCTACGGAGCCAGCGGTGAGCACGAGGGTTTCGCCGGGACGATCTCGCTGGGACAGCAGGCGCTGACCGACCTCCTCGTCGAATTCGGTCGCAGCGCGTGTCGCTGGGCGCGGCGGATCGTCTTCGTCAACGGTCACGGTGGCAACGTGCCCACGCTGGCCGCTGCGGTCACCAGATTGCGCTATGAGGCGCGCGAGGTGGCCTGGTATCCGTGCATGTTCGCCAACGCCGACGCTCACGCCGGTCATACCGAAACCTCGGTGCTGCTTCATCTTTCGCCAGAGTTGGTGCTGACCGACCGGATCGAGGCGGGTAACCGTGAGCCGATCGGCGCGCTGATGGCACCGATGCGTGCCGGCGGTGTCGCCGCGGTCAGCGAGAACGGGGTACTGGGCGACCCGCGAACGGCGACCGCCGAGCACGGTGCGCAACTCCTCTCGTGTGTCGTCGACGACCTGACGCGGGCGCTCGGCGAGTGGACCGTCGACGACGGGGGGAGACTGCGGTGA